ctccctcctctctcttcctcttctctctcgctccccttctttctcctcctccttttctttgtcttcctcactctctctccaccttttccttttctctctctttctctctctctccctatctccatctctctctctcactcctctctttctctctcccctgCCCCTCTTTCTTCCCCTCCCCTTTCTTTCGCTCTCCTTTTTTCCCTCTCTATCCCTTTCTCTCATTTTTCTCTCTCCCCTATCCCTCTCTcccatttctttttctctctctctttctctctctctctctctccttctctctatctctctcaatttttctccctctctcttcctccttctctcttttcttgtgctcttttttttcctctcttctctctcttcctctctctcctcctcttcctcctctctctcatccTTCTCTCTGTTATTTtggagaaaagagaaagagaaagagaagagggaTATAGAGTGAGAAAAGgatgagagaaaaagaaaaaagagagaaaggaaggagagaaagagaataaggagagagaagaaagagaaaaaagagaaagaaaaggatagagaaagaaaggaatgagagagagagagagagagaaaatgagagagaaaaaagggaaggagagagagaagaataggaaagagaaagaaaaaagagaaaaatgagagagagaaagaggatgAGAGAGGGGAGGTGGAGAGAGGGCAGAGAGGAGagaaacaaaagggaaaagagggaaaagaggaagagagagagagagaaggggaagggagggagagagagaagggggatgggagggggagagagagggagaggggagaaaaggaaagaaagagagagcgatagaaaagagagagagagagagagagagagagagagatgagggggagaaagaggagaaggagagagagaggaagaaagaggggaggaggagagatagagagaagagggagagaaaaaaagggagagagagagagaggaagagagagaagaaggaaggggggggagagggagagagagagaaNNNNNNNNNNNNNNNNNNNNGGGGGGGAGagaggaggagggagaggagagagagaggaggaggagagagagagaggaaggaagggggagagaaagggagaggagagaaaggagagagagagagggagaaagaagaagagagatggGAGGGgaagagagaggagggagaggagagggagagaaagaaaggggaagagaaagggaaaggagggagagagagagagagagagaggagagggagaaaggagagagagagagggagagggagagggggaaaggggagagagagagaagggagagagagagagagagagagaaaggggagagagagtgaagggagaaagagaaagaaagagtatgtaaaattaattttggagtttaaataaaaccagttttaatttggtttaaaactAAACTGAACCATAAAAACTGGTCTTTAATAAACtggtttttcataaaaactatggtttcagttcagttttttatttaaaaaaactggtttatttaaaatagtttcAATTCAGTTCAGTGAAACCAGTTTTTTTGCACACCCCTAATGGTGGCATGGCAATAGGGTTAATCTTATTTCGTCTATACAAGCAAATATCTTTGTTGAATGAATCACTGACACTTTAATTAAAATGGTAAGGTAATTGAGGAGTAATATGTTGATACGAAGAATCAATGAAGGAGAAAAATTAATCGTGTTGTAATATATAAGGCATCATAGAGGGGGAGGGGTTTTTGGTAATTTGGTTTGTTAGGTGATGGTAGCATACGAAGGGATTCAAGCATGTGGCTGGACTGGTAGATTAACGGTCTTCatattataaaaatcaaaaccaAGTGCCACTTAATTAACTTCACCTAGTTTTGATTATAAGCATACTAATAAGTTGCCAATAGAATTTGAAGGAAGCATGCATAGCCAATTGATATTTGGCGCAAACCAAAATTAAAGTTGGTCATaaagaaactcaagtccacacTAGCACACAGACAGGTAAGTAATGTGGGTTATTGTCCACTGTTTTAATTCACCATTGAGTAGTTGAAACAATTCAAAGTGTgaaaaaaagaatgaagagATTGATGTGATAAAAAGAATGTATATGTAGCTATGGGAACTGGAAGGAACCACCAATTTGGTTGGAACCTTGAGGTGGATTAATAGCGACCCAAAGGAGTGAAATTGTGATAGCAATAAGACCAGACCACACAAAAACAATGGTAGGTGTTCTCCCTCTTCTTCCCATCAACCCTTTTGCAAACGGGTATAAATGAGTCAACACCCAAAAGCTGAAGAAAACTCCACCTAGCAACTTGCTCCATTGAGGTATCGCACTGTAAATAGTCCTGCTTACACCAACCGCTATTGCTATCAAGTTCACCATCATTATGGTGATTGGTGGCAACATCAGTGATGTCCATTTTACAATGTATAGATCGGCAAACTCGTCGTCTAAGTCGTCGCCACCGGACTTGGAGGTTAATGTGAATGAGATCTCTATTCCTGCTATCACTTTTAGCAGGCCTTGTAGAACCGCCGCCAGGTGGGCGCTTGTTCCGCCGATTAGCCAAAACTGTTCGTTTCGCCACCATTCTTCTAGCTCAATGCCGGACCACTTGATCTCCAGAATTGCAAGCATGCATAAAGTAACCGTGATTGTTAAGAGATAAACAAGGAACGTGACGCTGAGGGACTGAACGATGAACTGGCCGGAGAAGAGGGAGAGTGCCGGAAGAAAGCAGTAGACAATAAGGAATATGGAAGTGAAGGGATAGATTCCGACGTTAAGGTATGCAATTCGCTGAAGAAGATTCATTCTTGAGCTTGCAAGAATGGCGTTGTTTCTTGAGAAGAATATTTCAACTGAACCAGTAGCCCACCGGAGAACCTGATGGAGTCTATCGGTGAGGTTGATCGGAGCAGTTCCCCGGAATGCGTCGCGTTTTGTCACACAGTAAACCGATTTCCATCCTCTGTTGTGCATCCTATAGCCGGTGACAACATCCTCAGTCACTGATCCGTAGATCCATCCTACACGGTGTCCCCATTCAGTCTTCTCCTCATACCAACAGGAGATAACACTGATGGCCTCGGCCACGGTCGATGCGTCGAGATGCTCCCGGGCGACGGTGAGAGCACCCGGGGGACGGCCATTCTTGACTGCAGGGTGGTCAGCAAGTGGCCTGCCTTGGAACTCTGCCACTGGAATTGAATCAATGAGGAAAGTTGAGTTTCCAAATTTCTTCGGGGACAAGGAAAGGTTCATTTCTTCATCATAATCAGAATCACCCATTCTCAGTGCTCTGTTCTCTTCAGGGGTGCTCTTCTTTCGCCTCCGGCCGAGGCAGCAACTACAGCAGCCTGAAGCCGAGTTATGTTCTTTGGAGCGAGGTGGATCGAAACCATAGAGGGCTACCCTTCTGAATAGACAACCGGTTCCTACATAAACTGGCCCTTGAAGTCCATCAAGGGCTCTCATGTTGACATCAAAGAATACAGTATTGTGATTGGCATATCTATCTGAGGGGTCAATCCCCTCGAACCGTTGTGGGAACTGGACATAGCAAAGGCGGTCGCCTCCTCGATCCATCATGAAGCACATACCTTCCCTCATTGCCTTTGAGTTATAGACATAGTGATCACAGTCAAGGTTGAGTATGAAAGGTCCATTGGACATGATTGCCGAGGCTCGAACCAAGGCGTTCATGGCTCCAGCTTTCTTGTTGTGATCATAGCCCGGACGTTTCTCTCTGGAAACGTAAACAAGAAGGGGAAGACGGATATCCACATCGGTCATGTCAATGAGATTTGAATCGTCACTGGTTCCTAGAAGAGGTTCATCACTTGGAGGTTTCAACATCATCTGCATAATTACATTCATCAGGCATGGATTACTAGTTATCACTCATTAATTATCATCATTAGATATAGTTTTAGTTAATGTTTAATTAGACCCTATAGTCTAAAAATTTGTAATCAAGTCCTATAGTACCTGAATTATACCAGCATGGTCACCCCTGGAGTGTTCAGGTGCAGAATTCAACCAAGTTCCTGGCCAGTGAGTTCCATCAGCCATCCATGTTGCTTTTGGAATCTTTACAGGCTCCACAGGTTCATCTTCCCTGTTCTGTCTCTGAAGTTTCATGGCCTTGATTTCTTCCCTTGCATGAAATGCATCGGACCGGCGACGAATTGAGTCAGGCAGGCCATTGATCCTAACTTTGAACTCATCATACTCGCGCTTCACACGCCTACGGTCCTTCACGAAATCCGGCCTGACTTTGTTCTTGTAAGGGTCTCTCTTCAAGTTGAAATATGATTCAGGATTTCTCGGCTCAATGTCGTGTTTCCGGCAGAAAGGAACCCATACATTAGCAAAGCTAGCAGCTTCAGCCATTGCCTCAAAAGTTAGAAGAGCTCCACCATCGTCGGAAACATAGCAAGAAAGCTTCTCAACAGGGTAATCAGTAGCAAGAATAGACAAGATGGTGTTTGCAGTTACAAGAGGTGGTTCTTTTTCAGGATCTGCAGTAGAGACAAAAATATCTATGCCTGGAAGATCAGATTTTCCAGTAGGATTGTCAGGAGTTGGTGTTTCAAATTTTTCCTTAAGAACATTAAGATCGGTGGAACGATTCACTGGACATAGCTTTGGCAACTGATCAAGAAGCCAAGAGAATGCAAACCATATCTCACAAACCACAGACATTCCCCATAGCCAGATTGCCTCTTTATTTGGGTGTGTCACCCTCCACATCAGGAATAGTACTAACACAGCCAATCTTACAAAAATGATGAGACTGCAACATTCCATGCAGCAGATGGCAATTTGTTAGATGAcataggaaaaaaaaattaaaacataaaagttcATTTATGTTTGTTAACAAATAAAATGATAGAATTGAATTTGTACCGATATGGACTCAGAATAGCAGCAGGTATCTTGAGTTTCCTTGTAAGTGGTCTCCAAGGTCTGTTCATCAACTCAGAAGGATCAGCAACACTATTGTCATCTCCATTTCCATTTCCGAAATTCCCTTCCTTTGGCCATATAGCATTGCCATAGCCATAGGTACCTGTTGTTTCAAAGAGCCACCTATTGTGATCAAAATCACCAGTTTGGCTTCTCATCAGAGCTGACTTTGTTGACTTCATCAATGACAATCTCCTCTCCATCTTAGACACCCGGTTCGGCGGTGGAAGTGGAAGAGGCCTTCCATTATCCACTGCCACTTCATCTAGTTCTGTGTTCTTGTATGGTTCCTTGCACCCTGGACACATACCACCACCTATTTTCACTGCATCTATGTAGCAGTCTCTACATATCTTGAAATCACACTCACATGGAAGAATATCAACACCACGTTCATCCCTCATCACCTATGTGGCACAAAGACAAATACTAGTATTGAATATTTGATGAAGATATCTGCATGTGGGTAAAATTGTaactattttttgtattatagcTCATTACCTTAGCATCACAACCAGGTATTGCACATGAAGATCCTTTTGCACCAGCCATCTGTGGATGGTTTGCTTCGGATTCTATCACCTTTTCCATAAGATGTGCTTGGGTCACACTGTTGAATCCGCCTGTGAAGAGTGAATTCGACACATATTGTTCCTCAACTTTCTGCGAGATTGATGGATCCATAGGTTGGTTATCTGGGGTTGGTGGCAAATGCACTGTGTAATTCATGAAGTCATTGTTTCCTAGCTCACTGTCAAGATCATCTCTAGAGTAACTGATGTAACGACCCGACGAAGTTCTTCGGCCGAATGTTATGGTTGGAGGTAAAGGAGGCTTCTGGTTTTCAGGTGCATCAGAAGTTGCAGATAGAGATGATCTGCtacccttaaattgttttgacGCCATTTTTGAAGACAGATTGAACCTAATGTCCCAGTTCAGAAATTTAGCAAAAATCAGATCTTTCTTTATCAGCATTGTATCTATTCCACTCAATAGAAACAcagattatagtgaaattatACATTGTAAATAAGATGCATTATTTAAGTGTCAATCATTCCAAGCTTTTTTGAAATTATGTGAAAAATTCTACTGTATTCTAGTAATCAAAATTTAAGTGGTGATTCCTCTACATCATTCTGTTAAagcaaagaaaaagcaatgaaaatagagcaatataataaaatctaaCCTTAAAACAAAAGATTCACATGCAACTGAATCTAATGCACACAAATGCAGGCATAGTTTATGAGCATTTTGTTCTCTAAACCTCAAGTATAAGATCCCAACTCTTTCTCTTCCAAGTTCTCAGCAAGCCAACAAACTCAGAGGACTATTTTATGAAGAAAGAGTGGAAAAACAAAAGCAGAAAGAGAGCAcaaaatcaataattcaataagATTTCcactataattaaaaaaagaaaaaaagaaaatctttccccattcccattatcattaataatattaatatcacCACTTTCTCGCCTCCAGTCACGGCAATCAATCAGGTACTCTTTACACTTGcaagaaataaatatataaaaagtaaaaccCAGTGAAGAAAGTTTGTTACTTGAAGTaggaaaaagaaggaagagcCAATGAAGTGatgaagcagaagcagaagcatTACCTGTTTGTTGAAGGAACAAGAAACTGAGATGTGTGGTGTGTGATGTTATAAGAGAAGAGAGTGCCCATCATGATCATATCACAATCGTATGCATATATATGCTAATATATCTTCTCTTGATAATAAACGTGTATATATGTATAGGCTAAAAATAATGattgaataaatatataattatgaatattatgagTATGAAATTATAAATGTTATATTAGTCTTTCTAACATTATCGATATGCTAAATATATCTTCTCTCTTAATAAATGCCATATCTtgtattctaattttatttgatttgagagAGGTGGGGTTGAAGCCTTGAAGGTTGATGATGGAATTGGAAGGCCATTGCCTGCACCTTATCCtcaattctattttaataaatttgtatattcttaataaaaactctagttatttatttatttatttattatctttttcagtTGTGGATAAAAGAATGGAATCTGAGAGGGATTGTGATTCCACATATAAAGTATGTGAAGACATTTTGACATTGAACAAGTAAATATAGGGGATTTGACAATGTAAGATGATTATGATATTTTATTCATGGTTAATGAATGAGACAATAAGAAGAGTTTTTATAGTATATGATTATGAAAATTGTTGGTGACACGTTAAAGTGTTGCCGGCTGTGACGAAGCTGGAACATCTCAACATGCCTACCACCGTCTCGTCTATAAACCATTCTTCATAATTcaactctcttcttttttaattcAACCTTTAAACAATATCCTCACCCTCCCATAACATAATTATAGAATAAGCGACGTGCCCAGTAACTCCTAGTAACATCATAATACAATATTATATAGCCTTCTCTTCTTATGGGATccaatcttttcttttctaattagTAATTACTACACTATCTTCTATCGttattattttgtgatttgtctCTAAGAAGCAATTTGTGTACATGCTTTCAAATGAAGGATATTTGAAATTGAAGATAACCGACGCCACAGAAAGAAAGTTTCTCTCTTTATTGCTGTTTTAGAAGTAGAATGGGGATCCATTTAACGGAAAACTTGAATACTTTAAACTGATCTATCAGTGTAAGGAATATGCTGTGTATATTATTCTGATGGTTCCTTATGTCCGTTGCTCCATCATATGGCatgaatattttatattttatcaattCAGAACCAATCTCGCCGATTTTGATGTCTTAATTTGATGTTGTTACCACCACTTCCTTTTTCCATCAAGACAGTTTAGTTGTCAGCGCACCAATTTGAGGAACAATAAAAGACGTAAATCATGGGACAATAGTCAATAGAAAAGCTAAGCTCCCAATCATACCATTTTCTTCCCCttcagttcttttttattttttaatcatatttttccaatcaatttaaatttaccACTAATGTTTCCACCACGATGAACTTGGTTGATGATGAGCAATTACAATCTTTATAAGCTGTTTTAGTTCAAACCAAAGCTGGCCGTAATACATCTTGTTTCAGTGTTTcagtaaattaaaaattcttcTTTTGCAGTAAAAGTTGTAAGTACAATAAAATAGCCTAAAAATTGTAGCAAAAAATCAcggaaaaaattaaacaaaagctTAGGTGTTACATATGtaaggagaaaaaaaatgaatcaGGAGACAATTGAAATGGTATTAGTGACGTTGCCAGGTCTGCATTCACAAGTGCAAACATTTCTAGACCCTTGAACTACACGTTGTGATCTTCGGGAATGAAGCTTGATGTTCACCACCTTCCCAGCCATCTGTAGCATCATCATAAACAGAACAATGCTATAGTTAAAGGAGAACAATGCCATTCAGTTCCTAAAAAAAGCAGTCTAGGAATACTCAGGGTCAAGCATATCGGAAAATGACAAAACAGAAAGTAACAAACCATTCTCCAAACCAAGTCTTCAGGACCCAATGGTTGAGCTGGACTAGAATACAGGAAATGCCTTGagtactggaaaacaaaataaaagcaattaATGCCAAATAGGAAAGCAAGACAATGAACTAAATatcaattttagaaaaataacaagTATGCAGGGTGATTAGTAGAAAGTTCTTGCAAGGTTTCAGCAGCAAAAGACTGGACATAACCCAGAACACAAACCTTGGAAAGATTTTGTTGCATTTCTTTTATACGAGCAGCACTAATGCCTTTCAAAAAGTTTAGAAGCCAACCTGGCTTCACAGCATCAACGGAAGAGACAAACAAGGCTATCTGCATGTGTGGCAAAAATGTCAACCTCTTAGCACtttccaccaaaaataaaaataaaacataaagctaCAATTCAGTTAAGCTGGCATACAAGAATGCAGCCAGATCCACAAGAAATCACAGTGGCAATTGCCTGCATGGCAAGACATATACTTCTCTATGGAACAACTTTATGGTGTATTTGAAAAGCACTAGGTGAACCTAAAGCAGCTTCCATTAGGTGTGCTTAGAGGTTTTGGTAAAATGAAGGAGCAAAATCCTGAGACAACGTGCATTCTGTGCTACTCTTTAGTGCCCTTGGCTGCAACAGAATGCTTGCACCTTTAAGTGCCTCCCTGCACTAAAATCTCTTGGGGATTGGATTATGATTTTAGTTTCTGTTCAGTGTTATGCCGATGGGTATAACACAGGGCATCTGTTATCTTTGACACAATGGGAGCAGAAAACCCAACTGAAATTTTAGGGTTCCTTTCCTCACCCTCGGTGTATCTTTTATTCTATTCAGTACTCCATTTCAAGGAGTGATACACAAAACTAGTGAATAAACCTAACCTAATCACACCTTGATTACCGCCTAAATCGGTCTTTTTAACATAAACCACaggaagaaataagaaaaatgacCAGGGTTCAAGGCAATATTCCCATCTGGATATTTCTTTCCTCAACAATAATCTCTTGATGTAAGTAGGCAATATTAATTATCTGGTATGGAAGTATAATGTTAAAAGCTCTCAGGAAACCATATGCTCCAGTAAACACCCTATGCAACAGATTTATAAATGGATCACAAAGCATCCAGTTAAAAAGTTACAACAATAATGCTATCTAAGCTGTAAGATTGGCCTACAACtttcataataattttattgcaAATTTAACACTTCAAATTACTTCAAAAAATGCACACAGACACACACCTTCCTGTAATCAAGTATTCCTTCAAAAGGAAGCTCCAGCTCATCACTCACTATAACTGGAATGCATCCACTAACAATAGCATCAAATAATCTAGCAGAGGATGGAGTGTCACCAGCTGGGCTTAAGCAAAATAGAGACCTGATAATATGGAAGGCAAG
The genomic region above belongs to Arachis duranensis cultivar V14167 chromosome 3, aradu.V14167.gnm2.J7QH, whole genome shotgun sequence and contains:
- the LOC107477351 gene encoding cellulose synthase-like protein D3, with the translated sequence MASKQFKGSRSSLSATSDAPENQKPPLPPTITFGRRTSSGRYISYSRDDLDSELGNNDFMNYTVHLPPTPDNQPMDPSISQKVEEQYVSNSLFTGGFNSVTQAHLMEKVIESEANHPQMAGAKGSSCAIPGCDAKVMRDERGVDILPCECDFKICRDCYIDAVKIGGGMCPGCKEPYKNTELDEVAVDNGRPLPLPPPNRVSKMERRLSLMKSTKSALMRSQTGDFDHNRWLFETTGTYGYGNAIWPKEGNFGNGNGDDNSVADPSELMNRPWRPLTRKLKIPAAILSPYRLIIFVRLAVLVLFLMWRVTHPNKEAIWLWGMSVVCEIWFAFSWLLDQLPKLCPVNRSTDLNVLKEKFETPTPDNPTGKSDLPGIDIFVSTADPEKEPPLVTANTILSILATDYPVEKLSCYVSDDGGALLTFEAMAEAASFANVWVPFCRKHDIEPRNPESYFNLKRDPYKNKVRPDFVKDRRRVKREYDEFKVRINGLPDSIRRRSDAFHAREEIKAMKLQRQNREDEPVEPVKIPKATWMADGTHWPGTWLNSAPEHSRGDHAGIIQMMLKPPSDEPLLGTSDDSNLIDMTDVDIRLPLLVYVSREKRPGYDHNKKAGAMNALVRASAIMSNGPFILNLDCDHYVYNSKAMREGMCFMMDRGGDRLCYVQFPQRFEGIDPSDRYANHNTVFFDVNMRALDGLQGPVYVGTGCLFRRVALYGFDPPRSKEHNSASGCCSCCLGRRRKKSTPEENRALRMGDSDYDEEMNLSLSPKKFGNSTFLIDSIPVAEFQGRPLADHPAVKNGRPPGALTVAREHLDASTVAEAISVISCWYEEKTEWGHRVGWIYGSVTEDVVTGYRMHNRGWKSVYCVTKRDAFRGTAPINLTDRLHQVLRWATGSVEIFFSRNNAILASSRMNLLQRIAYLNVGIYPFTSIFLIVYCFLPALSLFSGQFIVQSLSVTFLVYLLTITVTLCMLAILEIKWSGIELEEWWRNEQFWLIGGTSAHLAAVLQGLLKVIAGIEISFTLTSKSGGDDLDDEFADLYIVKWTSLMLPPITIMMVNLIAIAVGVSRTIYSAIPQWSKLLGGVFFSFWVLTHLYPFAKGLMGRRGRTPTIVFVWSGLIAITISLLWVAINPPQGSNQIGGSFQFP